From the Chryseobacterium sp. G0201 genome, the window GTTTATCGGAGAATTAATGAAACGTCCGGAAATTGCATTTGCCTTTACAACGTATGCGGCCGGAAATCCGCAATATACAATTGATGTTAATGCTGATAAAGCCAATCAATTGGGAGTTTCTATAACAGAATTGATGCAGACGATGCAGATTTATTACGGAAGTAGCTTCGTTTCAGATTTCAACAGATTCGGGAAATACTACAGAGTAATGGCTCAGGCAGATGTTCCTTATCGTACGGATGCGAATTCTCTGGAAGGAATTTATGTTAAAAATAATACAGGCGAAATGGTTCCTGTAAAGACTTTAGTGACTTTAAAAAGAACCTTCGGACCTGAAACTGTGACAAGAAACAACTTATTCAACGCTGTTACCATTAACGGAACTCCAAAACCTGGTTATAGTACAGGAGATGCGATTAAAGCAGTTGAAGAAGTAGCAAAACAATCACTTCCAAGAGGTTACGGTTACGAATGGACAGGTATTACCCGTGAAGAGATCAAAACTGGTGGACAAACAGCTTTTGTATTCATGTTAAGTATCTTATTCGTATACTTCTTATTGGCAGCTCAGTATGAAAGTTACATTCTGCCGTTTGCGGTTATTTTGACGGTTCCTACAGGAATTTTCGGAGTATTTGCTTTCACAGGATTAGCAGGAATTGATAATAATATTTACGTTCAGGTTGGATTGATTATGCTCGTCGGATTATTAGCCAAAAACGCGATTCTGATTGTAGAATTTGCCGTACAAAGAAGAAAAGCAGGAAAATCATTAATTGAATCTGCTCTTCAGGCTTCAAGATTACGTCTAAGACCAATTTTGATGACCTCATTTGCCTTTATCATCGGTATGCTTCCATTAGTTTGGACGCAGGGTGCGGCGGCAAAAGGTAACCACTCTATCGGTATCAGTACAGTTGGAGGGATGTTTACAGGAGTTGTATTCGGGATTTTCATCATTCCGGTGATGTATGTGATCTTCCAATATTTACATGAAAAAATGCCAAGCAGAAAACAAAAAAGACTGTTAAAACAAAAACAACAGGAAGAACTTTTAGCAACTGCTCATTAATAAAAATGAACTACAAACTTTGAGAGATTTGGCTTAACCACAAACAACACAAATATTTTCACAAATAAACACAATCATCTGTGAAAATCCGTGAAATCTGTGGTCAAAACAAAAAATAGAGAAGCAACTATTCAAACTACTATCATAAAAAGCAAAGTATTTTCTCCTACTAAAGACATCTTTGTTTTAAAATAAAACCTCTCAAAGTTTTGTATTCAATTAAAAGTTTAAAAACTATGAAATCGCCATCACTTGGAAACGAAAATTTCAATAAAACCCAGCGATTACATGTAACCTTTTAATAAAAATAAATATCTTCATATGAAAAGAATAAAGAATATTTTTCTCACATTTATATTGGCTATAGGCTCGGTTTCATGTGTCTCCAAATTGGCATATACAGAACCGGAGCTTGAGCTTCCAGAGAAATTCCAATACACAGCAACGGCAGATACAGCAAGTGTTGCCAATCTGGAATGGAAACAATTTTTCAGCGACCCTATTTTACAAGGTTTGATTGAAAAAGGAATTAAAAATAATTACGATCTACAAATTGCTTTAAAACAAGTCGCTTCTTCACAGGAAAGACTGAAACAGGCGAAATATCTTCAATATCCGGATGTTGGTTTCGGAGTTTCAGCGCAGATTTCAAAACCGTCAAAAAACAGTATGAATGGACAAAGCTTAAATCTATTTTTAGGGCAAAGCCATGTTGAAGATTACAACGCAGCCTTCAATCTCTCTTGGGAAGCTGATATTTGGGGTAAAATTAAAAATCAACAAGAGGTTTCAAGAATGCAGTATCTGCAGACTTATGAAGCTACAAAAGCAATTCAGACGCAAGTCGTTGCAGCAATTGCTCAAGGTTATTATAATTTGTTGATGCTTGACAAACAAATGAATATTGCAAAATCTAATTTAGAATTAAGCAATAACACCTTGTCTATCACAGAAAAGATGTGGCAAAGTGGTGATACAACTTCATTGGGCGTTCAGCAGGCAACTGCTCAGAAGCAATCTACGGAACTTTTGATCACTCAATTGGAACAAAATATTGCCATTCAGGAAAATGCATTGAGTATTTTGGTGGGTGAGAATCCAAATAAAGTGACCAGAACCATCGAAATGTCCGACACTTCATTACCTCAAAATATTTCTACAGGACTTCCTGCAGCGATGGTAAGCCGTCGTCCGGATGTTCGTCAACAGGAATTGGTATTGTTGGAATCCAATTCAATGGTCGGAATTGCTCAGGCAAATATGTATCCGGCATTGAAAATCACAGCTAACGGTGGCGTAAATTCATTTAAAATTGATAACTGGTTTCAGATTCCGGCTTCATTATTCGGATCTGTGTTGGGAGGATTAACTCAGCCTATTTTCCAGAAAAGACAATTGAAAACAGATTTAAATGTTGCTAAAATTCAGAGAGAGAAAAACGTTTTGGCGTTCCGTCAATCTGTTTTGAATGCAGTAGGTGAAGTTTCTGATGCTTTGGTTTCAAATGAAAGTTTAAAAGTTCAGGAACAGAAAGCAACAGAACAAGTTGCAACGTTGAAAAACGGAATTAAAAGTGCCGAAATGCTTTATAAAGGCGGAATGGCAAATTACCTGGAAGTAATTACAGCTCAGGGAAATTCTCTACAGGCTGAATTGAATCTTGCGTCCGTAAAAAGACAGAGATTAAGCAGTATTGTAGATTTATACCGAGCTCTAGGTGGCGGTTGGAAGTAGTAAATTAAATTAATATTGTTTGAAGTGCGGTTTTTCGGAATCGCACTTTTTTTTGTTTTAAATTGAGTTGCCTATTTGCCGTTCGCACTGTCATTCAGAGCGAAACGCAGTGAAGCGCGGAATCTAAGCTATGTTTGTAAAGATTCTTCCTTCGTCAGAATGACAATTGAACCATTAAGATTGAATTTATTTTTAAACGCAAAGGTTTAATATAAAAGAGTAATAATTTTAAGGTGCAAAGAAAAGCGACAAAGTCGCTGATAAAGATAGCTTTGTAAGAATCAATTTTATTGATTCAATTCTTTGCTCCTTAAAATATTCAGAATTAAAAATAAATCTTTGCGTTAAATAAATTACTCGCCAATTTCCCGATTAATATACTCAATCAAGCCATCAAAATCCTCCTGAGAATATCCTAATTGCAAATAATGAATATCATCCGCTTTTCTATACCAAGTCAGTTGACGTTTTGCATATCTTCGGCTGTTTTTCTTGATTTCAGAAACGGCAAAATCCAAATCCCATTCTCCATCAAAATATTTGAATAATTCTGCATATCCAACCGTATTTAAAGCGGTCAATCCTTTGAATTTCTCCAAACCTTCTGCTTCCTCCAACAAGCCTTTTTCCATCATAATATCCACTCTCCTGTTGATTCTGTCGTACAGTTCTTCTCGTGGAGCTTCAATTCCGATTCGGATCACATTGAAATCTCTTGAATCTTGTGAAACAGCAATTAATTCAGAATATTTTTTATTCGTTTGCCAAATAACATCAATAGATCGGAAAAGTCTTCGATGATTGTGAAAATCTACTACCGCAAAATACTGAGGATCGAGTTCTTTCAGGATTTCCTGTAATTTTTCAATTCCTTCGTTATCCAGAATCTTTTGGAGTTTGCTTTGATTTTCTTCATTAGCTTCAGGTAAATCATTCAGCCCTTCAATCACCGCTTTTTCATACATCATGCTTCCGCCAACCAAAATCACGGTATCATATTTTTTGAAAAGTTCTTTGAGTTTTTTTAAGGCATCTTCCTCATATTGCCCGATAGAATAATATTCCTGAACCGAAAGATTTCCAATAAAATGATGAGTTGCTTGCTCTAATTCTTCCTGCGAAGGCGAAGCGGTACCGATTTTCATTTCCTTAAAAAATTGGCGAGAATCACAGGAAATGATCTCTGTGCTGAAATGGTTGGCCAAATCAATTGCCAATCTTGTTTTTCCAATTCCGGTGGGACCTACAACAGAAATTAAGTTTTTCTTTTTCACAGCGCTAATTTACGAAAATTGATTTTTTGTTTTAACCACAAAAGTCATAAAAGACTTTCTTTGATTTTTAGATATTTAAAAGCTCAAAAAAAGTGGAACGTAAACTTTTTTTCTCTTTTGAAAACTAAATATTTTTAAACTTTTCTTTTGAGACTTTTGTGGTTAAAATTGAATATAGTGAGAACACATACACTTAAATGTTTATCTTTGTACGACAATAAAAAACTATGATTTTATCAATGACCGGTTTCGGTAGAGCCGAAGATGTTTTTGAAGGAAAAAAAATAACCGTAGATGTTAAATCACTGAACAGCAAAAGCTTTGATTTAAATATAAAAATACCGTTACGCTATAAAGAGAAAGAATTCGAGATCAGAAAAATTCTTAACGATAGAATTATCCGAGGAAAAGTGGATTGCTATATCAATATAGAAAATCTTGAAGAATCCAATGATGTGAAAATCAATAAAAAACTGATTGATTCTTACATGAATGAACTTCGAAATATTGCTTCGGATGCTCCGGAATTTGAGTACCTTAAAATGGCGGTAAGACTTCCTGATGCCATCACATCAAGACCAGATGAATTAACGGATGGCGAATGGGAATCTTTAGCAAAAATTGTTAATAATGCAATTGACAAGTTTGAAGAGTTCAGAAAAACGGAAGGGAAAACCTTACACCAAGAACTTGAGAAAAATATTAAAAATATCGACAAATATTTGTCCGAAGTAATTCCTTTTGAAGAAGTGAGAATCCAGAGTGTGAAAGAGCGTTACCAAAAATCTTTAAAAGAATTTGAAAACGTTGATGAAACTCGTTTCTATCAGGAAATGGCTTATTTCACAGAGAAATTGGATATTGCTGAGGAAAAAGTAAGATTGACTCAACACTTAAAATATTATCAGGAAGTAATGGATAATGAAGATTTCAACGGAAAAAAATTAGGTTTTATTTCCCAGGAAATCGGAAGAGAGATCAATACATTAGGTTCAAAAGCCAATCATGCTGAGATCCAAAAATTGGTCGTGATGATGAAGGATGATTTGGAAAAAATTAAAGAACAAACTCTAAACGTTTTGTAAAAAGTTATACGTTATTAATGATGAGTTATAAGTTGCTTCTTGCACATTTTCAATGACTCATCATTCATAACTTATCATTCATAACTAAAAAAAATGAATAAAGTTATCATATTTTCAGCGCCGTCTGGAAGCGGAAAAACTACATTAGTAAAGCATTCTTTGGAGATATTTAATGAGCTTCAGTTTTCAATTTCTTGCACGACAAGACAACCGAGAGGAAATGAAGCCCATGCAGTGGATTATCATTTTTTAAGTCCTGATGAATTCAGACAGAAAATTTCGGAAGATGCTTTTGTAGAATTTGAAGAAGTGTATACTGATAAATATTACGGTACTTTAAAGTCTGAAGTTGAAAAGATCTGGAATCAGGGGAAAGTTGTGATTTTTGATGTTGATGTAAAAGGTGGAATTTCTTTAAAAAAGTATTTTGGAGAAAAAGCCTTATCTATTTTCATTGAACCGCCTTCCATTGAAGAATTGGAACGAAGATTGATTTCCAGAAACACTGATGATGCAGAGACCATCAAAACCCGCGTAGAAAAGGCAGAAGAAGAAATGTCTTACGCAAAAGAATTTGATAAAATCGTGATCAATAACGATTTAGATATTGCAAAAGAAGAAATAGAAAGTTTAATAAAAAAATTTATAGAAGAAACTAGAAGTTAGAGATTAGAAGTTAGTAAAAAATGCCGGCAAATTCCGGAGCGAATCTAACTTCTAATTTCTAAAATCGAACTTCTATAATCAAAAAACATTGAGGTTGATATGAGTACCGAAACATTAGAAAGAGCTAAATCTGCGATTCCTGTAAGAGGATTTTTGGATATAAAAGATTTGGTAATTCCTCAAGGAGAAGAATTGGTGAAAGCTATTCTTAAATTGAAAGAAGAAAAAAATGCGGTTATTTTAGCGCATTATTACCAACCTGGAGAGATTCAGGATATTGCTGATTTCCTTGGAGATTCTCTGCAATTGGCGAGACAGGCAAAAGATACCAACGCTGATATGATCGTATTCTGTGGAGTACATTTCATGGCAGAAGCGGCGAAGATCTTGAATCCAACTAAAAAAGTAGTTCTTCCCGATACAATGGCGGGATGCTCTTTGGCAGACGGCTGTTCAGGAGAAGGTTTGAGAAAAATGCGTGAGCAGCATCCCAATGCTTTGATCGCAACTTACATCAACTGTAACGCTGAAACAAAAGCTGAAAGTGATATTATTGTAACAAGCTCAAACGCCGAAACAGTGATTGAAGCGTTGCCAAAAGACCGACCAATTATTTTCGCACCGGATAAAAACTTAGGAAGATATTTATCTCAGAAAACGGGTCGTGACATGATCCTTTGGGACGGAAGCTGCATCGTGCATGAAGCATTTTCAATGGAAAGGATTGCTCAACAATTAGCTGATAATCCTGATGCAAAATTGATTGCTCACCCTGAAAGTGAAGAATCAGTGCTGAAATTGGCTCATTTTATTGGCTCTACTTCTGCTCTTCTCAACTATGTTGAAAAAGAAGATTGCCAGAAATTCATCATTGCAACAGAGGAAGGAA encodes:
- the miaA gene encoding tRNA (adenosine(37)-N6)-dimethylallyltransferase MiaA: MKKKNLISVVGPTGIGKTRLAIDLANHFSTEIISCDSRQFFKEMKIGTASPSQEELEQATHHFIGNLSVQEYYSIGQYEEDALKKLKELFKKYDTVILVGGSMMYEKAVIEGLNDLPEANEENQSKLQKILDNEGIEKLQEILKELDPQYFAVVDFHNHRRLFRSIDVIWQTNKKYSELIAVSQDSRDFNVIRIGIEAPREELYDRINRRVDIMMEKGLLEEAEGLEKFKGLTALNTVGYAELFKYFDGEWDLDFAVSEIKKNSRRYAKRQLTWYRKADDIHYLQLGYSQEDFDGLIEYINREIGE
- the nadA gene encoding quinolinate synthase NadA, which encodes MSTETLERAKSAIPVRGFLDIKDLVIPQGEELVKAILKLKEEKNAVILAHYYQPGEIQDIADFLGDSLQLARQAKDTNADMIVFCGVHFMAEAAKILNPTKKVVLPDTMAGCSLADGCSGEGLRKMREQHPNALIATYINCNAETKAESDIIVTSSNAETVIEALPKDRPIIFAPDKNLGRYLSQKTGRDMILWDGSCIVHEAFSMERIAQQLADNPDAKLIAHPESEESVLKLAHFIGSTSALLNYVEKEDCQKFIIATEEGILHEMRKRAPHKELIPALVFDESCNCSECFYMKRNTMEKLYLCMKYELPEILIDEELRLRALKPIEAMLDLSKSIK
- a CDS encoding YicC/YloC family endoribonuclease, which produces MILSMTGFGRAEDVFEGKKITVDVKSLNSKSFDLNIKIPLRYKEKEFEIRKILNDRIIRGKVDCYINIENLEESNDVKINKKLIDSYMNELRNIASDAPEFEYLKMAVRLPDAITSRPDELTDGEWESLAKIVNNAIDKFEEFRKTEGKTLHQELEKNIKNIDKYLSEVIPFEEVRIQSVKERYQKSLKEFENVDETRFYQEMAYFTEKLDIAEEKVRLTQHLKYYQEVMDNEDFNGKKLGFISQEIGREINTLGSKANHAEIQKLVVMMKDDLEKIKEQTLNVL
- the gmk gene encoding guanylate kinase, whose translation is MNKVIIFSAPSGSGKTTLVKHSLEIFNELQFSISCTTRQPRGNEAHAVDYHFLSPDEFRQKISEDAFVEFEEVYTDKYYGTLKSEVEKIWNQGKVVIFDVDVKGGISLKKYFGEKALSIFIEPPSIEELERRLISRNTDDAETIKTRVEKAEEEMSYAKEFDKIVINNDLDIAKEEIESLIKKFIEETRS
- a CDS encoding efflux transporter outer membrane subunit; amino-acid sequence: MKRIKNIFLTFILAIGSVSCVSKLAYTEPELELPEKFQYTATADTASVANLEWKQFFSDPILQGLIEKGIKNNYDLQIALKQVASSQERLKQAKYLQYPDVGFGVSAQISKPSKNSMNGQSLNLFLGQSHVEDYNAAFNLSWEADIWGKIKNQQEVSRMQYLQTYEATKAIQTQVVAAIAQGYYNLLMLDKQMNIAKSNLELSNNTLSITEKMWQSGDTTSLGVQQATAQKQSTELLITQLEQNIAIQENALSILVGENPNKVTRTIEMSDTSLPQNISTGLPAAMVSRRPDVRQQELVLLESNSMVGIAQANMYPALKITANGGVNSFKIDNWFQIPASLFGSVLGGLTQPIFQKRQLKTDLNVAKIQREKNVLAFRQSVLNAVGEVSDALVSNESLKVQEQKATEQVATLKNGIKSAEMLYKGGMANYLEVITAQGNSLQAELNLASVKRQRLSSIVDLYRALGGGWK